The Engystomops pustulosus chromosome 4, aEngPut4.maternal, whole genome shotgun sequence genome contains a region encoding:
- the LOC140128482 gene encoding olfactory receptor 5AP2-like produces the protein MVNVTLLKEFVLSGLSSNPDLQLPLFLLFYVVYMVTLLGNLMIIVLIRITPALQTPMYLFLMNLSLVDVLYSSTITPNTMVNIYSKHKTISIIGCAIQMFLFIELVSTEGMLLAVMAYDRYVAICKPLYYTVIMNKVTCIKLVCSVFTAGCLNSLLHTSAAFSLPFCHSNHINHFYCDINPILRLSCKDPFLNQIFLFVFAGSIEVGSFSCILISYICILFSICRIGTSRSKSLSTCASHFTCVALFYGPVFFMYLRPNSAYAEDQDWMVSVFYTVITPMLNPMIYSLRNKDVKKALINININRIRCVQV, from the coding sequence ATGGTGAATGTTACTCTTCTGAAAGAGTTTGTTCTCTCCGGTCTTTCCTCTAACCCAGACCTTCAGCTTCCTCTCTTCCTGCTCTTCTACGTAGTCTACATGGTAACTCTGCTGGGTAATCTTATGATCATTGTATTGATTAGGATAACTCCAGCTCTACAGACACCAATGTACTTGTTTCTTATGAACTTATctcttgtagatgtcctttattccTCAACTATCACACCCAACACCATGGTCAATATCTACTCTAAACATAAGACGATCTCCATCATTGGTTGTGCTATACAAATGTTTCTCTTCATTGAACTGGTGAGCACAGAAGGGATGCTACTTGCAGTGATGGCCTATGACCGCTATGTTGCTATATGTAAACCACTATATTATACAGTTATTATGAATAAAGTGACATGCATTAAATTAGTTTGTTCAGTATTCACAGCAGGATGTCTCAATTCATTGCTTCATACTAGCGCTGCATTTAGCCTCCCATTCTGTCATTCTAATCACATCAACCATTTCTACTGTGATATCAATCCCATCTTAAGACTGTCATGTAAAGATCCATTTCTAAATCAAATTTTCTTATTTGTTTTTGCTGGTTCTATTGAAGTTGGCTCTTTTTCATGCATACTTATTTCATACATCTGTATTTTATTTAGCATATGTAGAATTGGGACTTCTAGAAGTAAGTCACTGTCAACTTGTGCCTCTCATTTTACTTGTGTCGCCTTATTTTATGGCCCAGTTTTCTTCATGTATTTGCGTCCGAATTCTGCATATGCAGAGGATCAGGACTGGATGGTGTCAGTTTTCTATACAGTGATTACACCAATGTTAAATCCCATGATCTATAGCTTAAGAAATAAGGATGTTAAGAAAGCTTTGATTAATATTAACATCAATAGGATTCGCTGTGTACAGGTGTAA